One stretch of Chlamydia abortus DNA includes these proteins:
- the pepF gene encoding oligoendopeptidase F: MSVEFNKQQVRPRSEISPQDCWDITPLYLNRKAWKADLDSFGLKTDGSPTWPALQATQYQLDNSESLLSLLTTLFSIERKLNKLYVYAHLTHDQDITNQEGIADLKSITHLHTLFAEETSWVQPALTSLSESLIAQHLSAPCLAPYRFYLEKIFRLSIHTGTPGEEKILASAFTPLEVASKAFSSLSDSEIPFGQATDSEGNSHPLSHALASLYMQSTDRELRKTSYLAQCERYHSYRHTFANLLNGKIQAHVFYAKNKRYNSCLQAALYHNNIPTTVYTNLIDIVKKNSSLITKYFSIKQRCLNLKDFHFYDVYAPLSQSKEKKYTFQEAVDLIYTSLSPLGTEYIDTLKQGLTTQGWVDKYENLNKRSGAYSSGCYDSHPYVLLNYTGTLYDVSVIAHEGGHSMHSYFSRKHQPFHDAQYPIFLAEIASTLNEMLLMDSMLKESDSKEEKITILTRCLDTIFSTLFRQVLFASFEYDIHHAAEHGVPLTEEYLSSTYKNLQNEFYGEIITFDVLSNIEWARIPHFYYNFYVYQYATGIIAALCFLEKILNNEDNALNSYLNFLKSGGSDFPLEILKKSGLDMGTVEPIQKAFCFIEKKIQELSSLI; the protein is encoded by the coding sequence ATGAGCGTAGAATTCAACAAGCAACAAGTCCGTCCAAGAAGTGAAATTTCCCCTCAAGATTGTTGGGATATCACCCCCTTATATCTAAATAGAAAAGCATGGAAAGCAGATCTTGATTCTTTCGGATTAAAAACAGACGGCTCACCTACGTGGCCCGCTCTTCAAGCAACGCAATACCAACTGGACAACTCAGAATCTCTACTATCCTTATTAACTACTCTCTTCTCTATTGAGAGAAAATTAAACAAACTCTACGTTTACGCTCATCTGACTCATGATCAGGATATTACAAATCAAGAAGGCATCGCAGATCTTAAATCTATCACGCATCTACATACCTTATTTGCCGAAGAAACCTCTTGGGTACAACCCGCTTTAACCAGCCTATCGGAATCTCTCATTGCTCAGCACCTATCAGCTCCCTGTTTAGCTCCTTATAGATTCTATTTAGAGAAAATCTTTAGACTATCTATACACACAGGCACTCCTGGAGAAGAAAAAATTCTCGCTTCCGCCTTTACTCCTCTTGAAGTAGCCAGTAAGGCATTTTCTTCTTTAAGTGACTCTGAAATTCCCTTTGGGCAAGCTACAGACTCAGAAGGAAACTCTCACCCGCTTTCTCATGCACTGGCTTCATTGTATATGCAATCCACAGATCGGGAATTACGAAAAACATCCTACCTAGCACAATGTGAAAGATATCATAGTTACCGACATACCTTTGCTAACTTACTCAATGGGAAAATCCAAGCCCATGTATTTTACGCAAAAAATAAACGGTATAACTCCTGCTTACAAGCCGCGCTATACCACAATAATATCCCGACAACCGTGTACACAAACCTTATTGATATCGTGAAGAAAAATTCTTCACTAATCACGAAGTACTTTTCCATCAAACAACGATGCTTAAATCTAAAAGATTTCCATTTTTATGATGTTTATGCTCCCCTAAGTCAGTCCAAAGAGAAAAAATATACGTTCCAAGAAGCTGTGGATCTTATCTATACTAGCCTTTCTCCTCTAGGAACGGAATACATTGATACCTTAAAACAGGGGTTAACAACTCAAGGCTGGGTAGATAAATACGAAAATCTTAATAAACGCTCCGGAGCCTATTCTTCGGGATGTTACGATAGCCACCCTTATGTCCTCCTAAACTATACAGGCACCCTGTATGATGTATCCGTCATTGCCCACGAAGGCGGACACAGTATGCACTCGTATTTTAGTAGGAAGCATCAACCTTTCCATGACGCTCAATATCCTATTTTCCTTGCTGAAATTGCTTCTACCTTAAATGAAATGCTTCTTATGGATTCCATGCTGAAGGAGAGCGACTCAAAAGAAGAGAAAATCACCATTCTGACACGATGTTTGGATACCATCTTCTCTACACTATTCCGTCAGGTATTATTCGCCTCTTTTGAATACGATATTCATCACGCAGCAGAACATGGGGTTCCTCTAACTGAAGAATACCTATCCTCAACTTACAAGAATTTACAAAATGAGTTTTACGGAGAAATTATCACATTTGATGTCCTGTCGAACATAGAATGGGCAAGAATTCCTCATTTCTATTACAATTTCTACGTATACCAATATGCAACGGGCATTATAGCCGCCCTGTGCTTTTTAGAAAAAATTCTTAACAACGAAGATAACGCTCTTAACTCCTATCTCAACTTTTTAAAAAGTGGTGGATCAGATTTCCCCTTAGAAATCTTAAAAAAATCAGGATTAGATATGGGCACAGTTGAGCCAATCCAAAAAGCTTTTTGCTTTATCGAGAAAAAAATCCAGGAGCTATCATCTTTAATTTGA
- a CDS encoding co-chaperone GroES, with product MSDQATTLRIKPLGDRILVKREEEDSTPRGGIILPDTAKKKQDRAEVLALGTGKRDKDGQVLPFEVKVGDTVLIDKYAGQELTIDGEEYVIVQESEVMAVLK from the coding sequence ATGTCAGATCAAGCAACGACCCTTAGGATTAAGCCCCTGGGTGATAGAATTTTAGTGAAAAGAGAAGAAGAAGATTCTACACCGCGCGGCGGCATCATTTTACCTGATACAGCAAAGAAAAAACAAGACCGAGCAGAAGTGCTAGCCCTAGGAACAGGGAAGCGTGATAAAGACGGTCAAGTCCTACCTTTTGAAGTTAAAGTAGGTGATACTGTTTTAATAGATAAATACGCGGGACAAGAACTTACCATCGATGGTGAGGAGTACGTCATTGTTCAAGAAAGCGAAGTTATGGCAGTTCTCAAGTAA
- the groL gene encoding chaperonin GroEL (60 kDa chaperone family; promotes refolding of misfolded polypeptides especially under stressful conditions; forms two stacked rings of heptamers to form a barrel-shaped 14mer; ends can be capped by GroES; misfolded proteins enter the barrel where they are refolded when GroES binds), whose protein sequence is MAAKNIKYNEDARKKIHKGVKTLAEAVKVTLGPKGRHVVIDKSFGSPQVTKDGVTVAKEIELEDKHENMGAQMVKEVASKTADKAGDGTTTATVLAEAIYSEGLRNVTAGANPMDLKRGIDKAVKVVVDQIKKISKPVQHHKEIAQVATISANNDAEIGNLIAEAMEKVGKNGSITVEEAKGFETVLDVVEGMNFNRGYLSSYFTTNPETQECVLEEALVLIYDKKISGIKDFLPVLQQVAESGRPLLIIAEDIEGEALATLVVNRLRAGFRVCAVKAPGFGDRRKAMLEDIAILTGGQLISEELGMKLENTTLSMLGKAKKVIVSKEDTTIVEGLGNKEDIEARCENIKKQIEDSTSDYDKEKLQERLAKLSGGIAVIRVGAATEIEMKEKKDRVDDAQHATLAAVEEGILPGGGTALVRCIPTLEAFIPVLTNEDEQIGARIVLKALSAPLKQIAANAGKEGAIICQQVLARSSNEGYDALRDAYTDMIEAGILDPTKVTRCALESAASVAGLLLTTEALIADIPEEKSSSVPAMPGAGMDY, encoded by the coding sequence ATGGCAGCAAAAAATATTAAATATAACGAAGACGCCAGAAAAAAAATCCACAAGGGAGTGAAAACTCTTGCAGAAGCTGTAAAAGTAACCTTAGGTCCTAAAGGACGTCATGTGGTTATCGATAAAAGCTTCGGTTCTCCTCAAGTTACAAAAGACGGTGTAACTGTCGCTAAAGAAATTGAGCTCGAAGACAAACACGAGAACATGGGAGCTCAAATGGTGAAAGAAGTTGCTAGCAAAACTGCAGATAAAGCTGGTGACGGAACTACCACAGCTACTGTTCTTGCTGAAGCTATCTACAGTGAAGGATTGAGAAATGTGACTGCAGGCGCCAATCCTATGGACCTCAAAAGAGGTATTGATAAAGCTGTCAAAGTCGTTGTAGATCAAATCAAAAAAATTAGTAAACCTGTACAGCATCACAAAGAAATCGCTCAAGTAGCGACGATTTCTGCTAACAATGATGCTGAAATTGGTAATCTCATCGCCGAAGCCATGGAAAAAGTGGGGAAAAACGGCTCTATTACTGTTGAGGAAGCTAAAGGTTTCGAAACTGTTCTCGATGTTGTTGAAGGTATGAATTTCAACCGCGGGTATCTTTCTAGCTACTTCACTACAAATCCTGAAACACAAGAATGTGTGTTAGAAGAAGCTCTTGTGCTTATCTACGACAAAAAAATTTCCGGAATTAAAGATTTCCTTCCAGTTTTACAACAGGTAGCAGAATCCGGACGTCCCCTATTAATTATTGCTGAAGATATCGAAGGCGAAGCTTTAGCAACTTTAGTCGTCAACAGACTACGTGCAGGATTCAGAGTGTGCGCAGTTAAAGCTCCTGGATTCGGTGATAGAAGAAAAGCTATGTTGGAAGACATCGCTATCTTAACCGGTGGCCAATTGATCAGCGAAGAGCTGGGTATGAAGCTGGAAAACACCACTTTATCCATGCTAGGAAAAGCTAAGAAAGTCATCGTTTCTAAAGAAGATACCACAATTGTTGAAGGCCTCGGAAACAAAGAAGATATCGAAGCTCGATGCGAAAATATCAAAAAACAAATCGAAGACAGCACCTCGGATTATGATAAAGAAAAACTCCAAGAACGGTTGGCAAAACTCTCCGGAGGCATAGCTGTAATCCGTGTAGGAGCTGCTACAGAAATTGAAATGAAAGAGAAAAAAGATAGAGTAGATGACGCTCAACACGCAACTCTTGCTGCAGTTGAAGAAGGAATCTTACCAGGTGGTGGTACAGCTTTAGTACGCTGCATCCCTACTTTAGAAGCTTTCATTCCAGTTCTTACAAATGAAGATGAGCAAATCGGAGCACGTATTGTTCTTAAAGCTCTATCCGCTCCTTTAAAACAAATCGCAGCAAATGCTGGTAAAGAAGGTGCTATCATCTGCCAGCAAGTACTTGCTCGCTCTTCTAACGAAGGCTACGATGCTTTGCGCGATGCTTACACTGATATGATCGAAGCAGGAATTCTTGACCCAACTAAAGTAACACGTTGTGCTTTAGAAAGTGCAGCTTCTGTAGCTGGACTTCTATTAACAACAGAAGCTTTAATTGCTGATATTCCTGAAGAAAAATCCTCTTCTGTTCCAGCAATGCCAGGCGCAGGAATGGATTATTAA
- a CDS encoding BPL-N domain-containing protein — translation MRTKILVYSDEGVSPYYLRHLMRWLRNSLSTEENLDICRVNGNFLLYDPLWELSAKLLIVPGGADRAYHKILHGLGTARIDNYIREGGSYLGICAGAYFACRRLSFNEPDGSLYEADRGLGFFPGRAVGPAYGKVFSYTSPIGVRASPLLFSNFPRRGWALFNGGPYFEHADTYPDICIEARYEDLPNQPAAIISRRLEKGLVVLSGLHIEYLPECCQMSEENVVEARELLSADTAVLHQYRTSLLSRLLRNPTLTAV, via the coding sequence ATGAGAACAAAAATACTCGTTTACTCTGATGAGGGGGTTTCTCCTTATTACTTACGTCATCTGATGCGCTGGTTAAGGAATAGCCTCTCTACTGAAGAAAATCTAGACATTTGTCGAGTAAATGGGAACTTTCTTCTTTACGATCCTCTATGGGAACTCTCTGCGAAATTGTTAATTGTCCCTGGGGGTGCGGATCGTGCTTATCATAAGATCCTTCATGGTTTAGGAACAGCAAGAATTGATAATTATATTCGTGAGGGGGGCAGTTATCTAGGGATTTGTGCAGGAGCTTACTTTGCGTGTAGGCGCTTGAGTTTTAATGAGCCTGACGGTTCTCTTTATGAAGCAGATAGAGGATTGGGTTTTTTCCCTGGCAGAGCTGTAGGCCCAGCTTACGGGAAAGTATTTTCTTATACCAGTCCCATAGGTGTTCGTGCTTCCCCTCTACTTTTCTCTAATTTTCCTAGGCGTGGGTGGGCTTTATTTAATGGTGGCCCCTATTTTGAACATGCCGATACCTACCCAGACATTTGCATTGAAGCACGTTATGAGGATCTCCCTAACCAACCCGCCGCGATTATTTCCCGACGTTTAGAAAAAGGTTTGGTGGTCCTTTCTGGATTGCATATAGAGTATCTTCCTGAGTGCTGTCAAATGTCAGAGGAGAACGTTGTCGAGGCGCGCGAGCTTTTATCAGCAGATACTGCAGTGTTGCATCAGTACCGTACATCTCTTTTGTCACGCTTACTGCGTAATCCAACATTGACCGCTGTGTGA